In the genome of Limnothrix sp. FACHB-406, one region contains:
- a CDS encoding FKBP-type peptidyl-prolyl cis-trans isomerase: MRDVLISFGVMLVCLVAVLMVTFTGKAPTAEANPLSSQPAAEATANGSKLAARLISDAAAQLRSPEIATLPTNTQETTLVADASNLTTTDSGLQYEDLTVGTGAAPTPGQNVTVHYTGTLTDGKKFDSSRDRGQPFSFRIGVGQVIKGWDEGVLSMRVGGRRKLVIPPDLGYGARGAGGVIPPNATLVFDVELLRVGG, from the coding sequence TTGCGTGATGTGTTAATCAGCTTTGGGGTGATGTTGGTTTGCCTAGTGGCCGTGTTGATGGTCACCTTCACGGGCAAAGCCCCCACCGCCGAAGCGAACCCCCTATCCAGTCAACCGGCGGCCGAAGCCACTGCCAACGGTTCCAAACTGGCGGCCCGTCTCATTAGCGACGCGGCCGCCCAACTGCGATCGCCTGAGATCGCCACCCTGCCCACCAATACCCAGGAGACAACCCTCGTGGCCGACGCGAGCAACCTGACCACCACCGATTCTGGCCTGCAATACGAAGACCTCACCGTGGGAACCGGCGCAGCCCCCACTCCCGGTCAGAACGTCACGGTTCACTACACCGGCACGCTCACTGACGGCAAAAAATTCGACAGCTCGCGCGATCGGGGTCAGCCCTTCAGCTTCCGCATTGGCGTGGGTCAAGTGATCAAGGGTTGGGACGAAGGTGTCCTGTCCATGCGGGTTGGTGGTCGCCGCAAGCTGGTGATTCCGCCGGACTTGGGCTACGGGGCCCGGGGAGCTGGTGGGGTGATTCCTCCTAACGCCACCCTGGTGTTTGATGTGGAATTGCTGCGCGTGGGGGGTTAG
- the rplM gene encoding 50S ribosomal protein L13: protein MSIPTKTALPSVNDVDRQWYVVDAAGQRLGRLATEVASVLRGKNKPTYTPHLDTGDFVVIVNADKVEVTGKKRTQKVYRRHSGRPGGMKTESFEKLQNRLPERIVEHAVKGMLPKNALGRQLFRKLKVYAGADHPHTAQQPQVLTINTIPGGEG from the coding sequence ATGTCCATTCCCACCAAGACTGCCCTGCCCTCCGTAAACGACGTTGACCGGCAATGGTACGTCGTTGATGCCGCTGGTCAACGCCTTGGCCGCCTGGCCACCGAAGTGGCTTCCGTCCTGCGGGGCAAAAACAAGCCCACCTACACGCCCCACCTGGATACCGGTGACTTTGTGGTGATCGTGAACGCCGACAAAGTGGAAGTGACCGGTAAAAAACGGACTCAAAAGGTCTACCGTCGTCACTCTGGCCGTCCCGGTGGGATGAAGACGGAGAGCTTTGAAAAGCTGCAAAATCGTCTGCCCGAGCGGATTGTGGAACATGCCGTTAAAGGGATGCTGCCTAAAAATGCCCTCGGTCGGCAACTGTTCCGCAAGCTGAAGGTTTATGCCGGTGCAGACCATCCCCACACGGCACAACAACCCCAAGTCCTGACGATCAACACCATTCCTGGAGGTGAAGGCTAA
- a CDS encoding adenylate kinase codes for MTRLIFFGPPGAGKGTQAKILSEEYGIPHISTGDILRAAVAQGTSLGQAAKSFMDRGELVPDELIIGIIKDRLAEPDAQQGWILDGFPRNVAQAEKLNDMLAATGQACDRVLNLVVADDVLKARLLSRGTAEGRSDDNLATIEHRLAIFHQTTEPLLKFYRAQQANLLAEVNGDQPLSDVTRDLKQAIALAA; via the coding sequence GTGACGCGATTGATTTTTTTCGGCCCACCGGGTGCCGGTAAGGGCACGCAAGCCAAGATTTTGTCTGAGGAATATGGCATTCCCCATATTTCCACGGGTGATATCTTGCGCGCGGCCGTTGCCCAAGGCACTTCCTTGGGACAGGCGGCGAAGTCCTTCATGGATCGCGGTGAATTGGTACCCGATGAATTGATCATTGGGATCATCAAGGACCGGCTCGCAGAACCTGATGCTCAACAGGGCTGGATCCTGGATGGCTTCCCGCGCAATGTGGCCCAGGCCGAAAAACTCAATGACATGCTGGCGGCAACGGGTCAGGCCTGCGATCGAGTGCTGAATTTGGTGGTTGCCGATGATGTACTCAAGGCCCGTCTCCTGAGCCGAGGCACAGCGGAAGGTCGCTCGGATGACAATTTGGCGACCATTGAGCATCGCCTGGCGATTTTTCACCAAACGACGGAACCGCTGCTGAAGTTCTACAGGGCCCAGCAGGCGAACCTATTGGCGGAGGTCAATGGTGACCAGCCCCTCAGCGATGTGACTCGTGACCTGAAACAGGCGATCGCCCTAGCGGCTTAG
- the rplQ gene encoding 50S ribosomal protein L17, whose protein sequence is MRHGRRVPKLGKPADQRRALLRALATETIRNGQITTTKARARAVRAEVDRMITLAKDGSLASRRRALGYLYDADLVHALFEQAPQRYGQRNGGYTRILRTVPRRGDNAEMAILELV, encoded by the coding sequence ATGCGTCACGGTCGTCGCGTTCCTAAACTTGGTAAGCCCGCTGACCAGCGTCGCGCCCTGCTGCGGGCCCTGGCCACGGAAACCATCCGCAATGGTCAAATCACCACCACCAAAGCCCGGGCCCGGGCTGTTCGCGCCGAGGTTGATCGCATGATTACCTTGGCCAAGGACGGTTCCTTGGCTTCCCGTCGTCGGGCCTTGGGCTATCTGTATGATGCCGACTTGGTTCATGCCCTGTTCGAGCAGGCTCCCCAGCGCTATGGTCAGCGGAATGGCGGCTATACCCGCATTTTGCGCACCGTGCCCCGGCGTGGTGACAATGCCGAAATGGCCATTTTGGAATTGGTCTAG
- a CDS encoding phasin family protein, with amino-acid sequence MDGNNWLQQLLTIGLGTTAIVAERLKEASDEWVRSGRLDPEQARKVVDDLMQRLQSGGNPSPSESFDSLIQQQFRKVMKDFGVPDRSEVDELRGRIDRLERQVRDLENRLWR; translated from the coding sequence ATGGATGGAAATAACTGGCTGCAACAACTGCTGACCATTGGTCTGGGCACAACGGCCATTGTTGCAGAACGCCTCAAGGAAGCCAGCGATGAATGGGTTCGCAGCGGCCGCTTGGATCCAGAACAGGCCCGCAAGGTGGTGGATGACCTGATGCAGCGTTTGCAGTCCGGCGGCAATCCCTCCCCCAGCGAAAGTTTTGATTCCCTGATTCAGCAGCAGTTTCGGAAGGTGATGAAGGATTTTGGTGTGCCCGATCGCTCAGAGGTGGACGAACTGCGCGGCCGGATCGATCGGCTAGAGCGCCAAGTGCGCGACCTGGAAAATCGACTGTGGCGTTAG
- the lepB gene encoding signal peptidase I, which yields MTDQPASSHKEPSTNPPTDSAWVEVLKTIGLSIILALGIRTYVAEARWIPSESMVPTLLVKDRLIVEKLQYRFGGSPKRGDIIVFMPTAELRRHNLKDAFIKRVIGLPGELVELRDGQVYINGQRLNEPYIARESVLTTGRPSPASGSGERPASLSADGNAVQRTDTNVCVGDPQPFLARPVRVPPNSYLVLGDNRNRSYDSRCWGVVPQDLIVGHAVWRFWPLDRMGNL from the coding sequence GTGACCGATCAACCCGCTTCCTCGCATAAAGAGCCATCCACCAATCCCCCCACCGACAGCGCTTGGGTTGAAGTCCTTAAAACCATTGGTCTCAGCATTATCTTGGCCCTGGGCATTCGTACCTACGTGGCCGAAGCTCGCTGGATTCCCTCTGAATCAATGGTGCCGACGCTGCTGGTGAAGGATCGGTTGATTGTCGAAAAACTGCAATACCGGTTTGGCGGCAGCCCCAAGCGCGGCGACATCATCGTCTTCATGCCGACCGCCGAACTGCGCCGCCACAACCTCAAAGATGCTTTTATTAAGCGCGTGATTGGTCTGCCGGGTGAACTGGTGGAGTTGCGAGATGGCCAGGTTTACATCAACGGCCAGCGCCTGAACGAACCCTACATTGCCCGCGAGTCCGTCTTAACAACCGGTCGCCCCAGTCCTGCGAGTGGCTCAGGGGAGCGCCCGGCCAGCCTTAGCGCGGATGGCAATGCGGTGCAGCGCACGGATACCAATGTTTGCGTAGGGGATCCACAACCTTTTCTGGCCCGGCCGGTGCGAGTGCCCCCCAACTCCTATCTCGTGCTCGGCGACAATCGCAACCGCAGTTACGACAGTCGTTGCTGGGGAGTCGTTCCGCAAGATTTGATTGTTGGCCATGCAGTTTGGCGGTTTTGGCCCCTCGATCGCATGGGTAATCTCTAG
- the truA gene encoding tRNA pseudouridine(38-40) synthase TruA encodes MADCPADQQRVALVIQYLGTGFCGWQRQIRDRSVQATIEDTIAEILGHPVVIHGAGRTDTGVHASAQVAHFDVASPIPPHRWAKVLNTRLPDDILILASCAVPGNWHARFSASWRRYRYVLYTDPQPNLYLKPFSWHYYEPIQVEKMQAAIAPLVGRHHLAAFHRAGSKRPHSWVDVQEAWCRRRGPIVELEVQASGFLYGMMRLLAGMLVLVGRDRLSVEEFTQIWQSERRDLVKYAAPPMGLCLLRIGYPNSPLPEIARTNTLPWFDLTQDGPATFSPPVT; translated from the coding sequence ATGGCCGACTGTCCCGCCGATCAGCAACGTGTTGCTTTGGTGATTCAGTACCTGGGAACAGGGTTCTGTGGTTGGCAGCGGCAGATCCGCGATCGCAGCGTTCAAGCCACGATCGAAGACACGATCGCCGAGATTCTGGGGCATCCCGTTGTCATCCATGGTGCTGGACGCACCGACACCGGAGTTCATGCCTCTGCCCAAGTGGCCCACTTTGACGTGGCCAGCCCGATTCCCCCCCACCGTTGGGCGAAAGTCCTCAACACAAGGTTGCCAGATGATATTCTGATTCTGGCCTCCTGTGCGGTTCCGGGGAACTGGCACGCTCGGTTCTCGGCCTCGTGGCGGCGTTACCGCTATGTTCTCTACACCGATCCACAGCCGAACCTGTACCTCAAACCCTTCAGTTGGCACTATTACGAGCCAATTCAAGTGGAAAAGATGCAGGCGGCGATCGCCCCCCTCGTGGGTCGGCATCACTTGGCCGCTTTCCACCGTGCCGGATCAAAACGTCCCCATTCTTGGGTGGATGTTCAAGAAGCCTGGTGTCGGCGGCGCGGGCCGATTGTGGAACTTGAAGTTCAAGCCAGTGGCTTTTTGTACGGCATGATGCGGCTGCTGGCGGGGATGTTGGTGTTGGTGGGGCGCGATCGCCTCAGTGTCGAAGAGTTCACCCAAATTTGGCAGAGTGAACGCCGAGACCTGGTGAAATATGCCGCGCCACCCATGGGATTGTGCCTACTGCGCATTGGCTACCCCAACTCGCCCCTGCCAGAGATTGCTCGCACCAACACCCTGCCTTGGTTTGACCTGACCCAGGACGGCCCGGCAACCTTCAGCCCTCCCGTTACATAA
- the rpsM gene encoding 30S ribosomal protein S13, whose protein sequence is MARISGVDLPREKRIEIGLTYIYGIGLTLSKKILAATGVNPDTRVKDLGDADISALRAELDNYQVEGDLRRFEAMNIKRLMDIGCYRGRRHRAGLPVRGQRTRTNARTRRGGRRTVAGKKKAPRK, encoded by the coding sequence GTGGCACGTATTTCCGGTGTAGATTTACCGCGCGAGAAGCGCATTGAAATTGGGTTGACCTATATTTACGGCATTGGTCTAACCCTGTCGAAGAAAATTTTGGCCGCAACGGGTGTGAATCCGGATACGCGCGTCAAAGACCTCGGCGATGCAGACATCTCTGCCCTGCGGGCCGAGTTGGATAACTACCAGGTGGAAGGTGATCTGCGCCGCTTTGAGGCCATGAACATCAAGCGCCTGATGGACATCGGTTGCTATCGGGGTCGTCGTCACCGCGCAGGTCTGCCGGTGCGGGGTCAACGGACGCGCACCAATGCCCGGACTCGCCGTGGTGGTCGTCGTACGGTGGCCGGGAAGAAGAAGGCTCCTCGCAAGTAA
- the lepB gene encoding signal peptidase I codes for MSTQPPKSKRLRNGQPLRPFSRNAASATAPQGNQGGRWHWQQWLPSLTATLRQAPAWTWQRRHWWGSGLVVLLTMGAMRSLVIDSYLVTLPTMRPTLQPGDRLLIDKASYQWRNPDRGELVAFMPPGTPNQPRGVLVNRAVGLPGDRVEIQSGQLLVNQRPIAHGQSLAIEIGDLAPVRVPAATYFVMSDGSALGTAPALTFTYGYVPRQALVGRVMWRFFPLDRWGAPTTPTASPNPVPQ; via the coding sequence ATGTCAACGCAACCCCCAAAGTCCAAGCGGTTGAGAAACGGGCAACCATTGCGCCCCTTTTCCCGCAACGCAGCATCCGCCACGGCTCCCCAGGGCAACCAGGGCGGGCGGTGGCATTGGCAGCAGTGGCTCCCTTCCCTGACGGCAACCCTGCGGCAAGCACCCGCTTGGACTTGGCAACGGCGACATTGGTGGGGGTCGGGATTGGTGGTGCTCTTGACCATGGGGGCCATGCGATCGCTCGTCATCGATTCCTATCTGGTGACCCTGCCGACCATGAGGCCCACGCTGCAACCGGGCGATCGCCTGCTCATTGACAAAGCAAGCTACCAGTGGCGCAACCCCGATCGAGGCGAGTTAGTGGCCTTCATGCCGCCCGGCACGCCGAATCAACCTCGGGGAGTGTTGGTCAATCGGGCCGTTGGTTTGCCCGGCGATCGGGTTGAAATCCAAAGCGGTCAACTCTTGGTCAATCAGCGCCCGATCGCCCATGGCCAGTCCCTGGCGATCGAAATTGGTGATCTTGCCCCCGTGCGAGTTCCCGCCGCCACCTACTTTGTCATGAGCGATGGTTCCGCCTTAGGTACTGCCCCAGCCCTGACCTTCACCTACGGTTACGTGCCACGTCAAGCCTTGGTGGGGCGGGTGATGTGGCGGTTTTTTCCTCTCGATCGCTGGGGGGCACCGACCACCCCCACAGCCTCGCCGAATCCAGTCCCTCAATAG
- a CDS encoding DNA-directed RNA polymerase subunit alpha, translating to MSQFQIECVESSTESNRNLYSRLVLSPLERGQGTTVGNALRRVLLSNLVGSAVTAVRIAGVNHEFATVPGVREDVLDILLNMKELVLRSHTDQPQIGRLLAKGPRVVTADLFDLPSEVEVVDPTQYIATLAEGATLEMEFRVERGVGYRAIDRGRDDASAIDFLQIDSMFMPVRKVNYTVEDARVGESLEKDRLVLEIWTNGSITPQQALSQAATLLVDLFNPLKDFTIEATKSDRPESQDPSSQIPIEELQLSVRAYNCLKRAQINTVADLLEFTQEDLLEIKNFGAKSAEEVIEALQRRLGITLPQEKVAKA from the coding sequence GTGTCGCAATTTCAGATCGAGTGTGTTGAATCGAGCACGGAAAGCAATCGCAATCTCTACAGCCGTTTGGTGCTGTCCCCCCTCGAACGTGGGCAGGGCACAACGGTGGGGAACGCTTTGCGTCGGGTACTGCTGTCGAACCTCGTGGGTTCCGCAGTGACGGCCGTCCGGATTGCGGGCGTGAACCACGAGTTCGCGACGGTTCCCGGTGTGCGGGAGGATGTGTTGGACATCCTGCTGAACATGAAGGAATTGGTGCTGCGCAGCCACACGGATCAGCCGCAAATTGGTCGCTTGTTGGCCAAAGGGCCGCGGGTGGTCACGGCAGACCTGTTCGATTTGCCTTCAGAAGTGGAAGTGGTTGACCCAACCCAGTACATTGCCACCTTGGCCGAGGGGGCCACGTTGGAAATGGAGTTCCGAGTGGAACGTGGGGTGGGCTATCGGGCGATCGATCGGGGTCGTGATGATGCGTCGGCGATCGACTTTTTGCAGATCGACTCGATGTTTATGCCCGTCCGCAAGGTGAACTACACCGTTGAGGATGCCCGGGTGGGCGAATCCCTGGAGAAGGATCGCCTGGTTCTGGAAATTTGGACGAACGGCAGCATCACCCCCCAACAGGCGCTTAGTCAGGCCGCCACGCTTCTGGTGGATCTGTTCAACCCGCTCAAGGACTTCACCATCGAAGCCACCAAGAGCGATCGCCCAGAGTCCCAAGACCCCAGCAGCCAAATCCCGATCGAAGAATTGCAACTGTCGGTGCGCGCCTACAACTGCCTGAAGCGGGCGCAAATCAACACCGTTGCCGATCTTCTGGAATTCACCCAAGAAGATTTGCTGGAGATCAAAAACTTCGGAGCCAAGTCGGCTGAAGAAGTGATCGAAGCGTTGCAGCGGCGTTTGGGCATCACCCTGCCGCAAGAAAAGGTGGCCAAAGCCTAG
- the rpsK gene encoding 30S ribosomal protein S11, with the protein MAKQPNKRSGPRKQKRNVPSGVAHIQSTFNNTIVTITDLKGDAISWASAGSSGFKGAKKGTPFAAQTAAEAAARRASEQGMRQVEVMVSGPGSGRETAIRALQASGLEITLIRDVTPIPHNGCRPPKRRRV; encoded by the coding sequence ATGGCAAAGCAACCCAACAAGCGCTCTGGCCCGCGTAAGCAAAAGCGCAACGTCCCCAGCGGTGTCGCCCACATTCAATCGACTTTCAACAACACGATCGTGACGATCACCGACCTCAAGGGTGATGCAATCTCTTGGGCCTCGGCTGGTTCCAGCGGTTTCAAGGGAGCTAAGAAGGGTACGCCCTTCGCCGCCCAAACCGCCGCTGAAGCTGCTGCCCGTCGTGCCTCTGAACAGGGGATGCGGCAGGTGGAAGTGATGGTGAGCGGCCCCGGTTCGGGTCGGGAAACGGCAATTCGGGCCCTGCAAGCGTCGGGTCTGGAAATCACGCTGATTCGTGATGTTACGCCGATTCCGCATAATGGTTGCCGGCCGCCGAAGCGTCGTCGGGTCTAA
- the rplO gene encoding 50S ribosomal protein L15 produces the protein MKITDAQPKKGSKKRGRRVGRGIAAGQGASGGFGMRGQKSRSGRSTRPGFEGGQMPLYRRVPKLKHFTVINRQAYTVVNVGSLAGLAAGSTVNLASLMEAGIVTTNDGPLKLLGDGDLSVKLTVEAARFTASAKEKIEAAGGTCTVV, from the coding sequence ATGAAAATCACGGATGCACAGCCTAAAAAAGGCTCCAAAAAGCGCGGTCGTCGCGTCGGTCGGGGCATTGCTGCCGGTCAAGGCGCGAGCGGTGGCTTCGGGATGCGCGGTCAAAAGTCGCGCTCCGGTCGCAGCACCCGCCCCGGTTTTGAAGGGGGTCAAATGCCCCTTTACCGCCGGGTGCCGAAGCTGAAGCACTTCACGGTGATCAACCGCCAAGCCTACACCGTGGTCAACGTCGGCAGTCTGGCTGGCCTGGCGGCCGGTTCGACCGTCAACTTGGCCTCGTTGATGGAAGCCGGGATTGTTACCACCAACGATGGCCCGCTGAAGTTGCTGGGCGATGGTGACCTGTCGGTGAAGCTGACGGTGGAAGCCGCTCGCTTCACGGCTAGTGCCAAGGAAAAGATCGAAGCAGCCGGCGGAACTTGCACGGTTGTCTAA
- the infA gene encoding translation initiation factor IF-1, with amino-acid sequence MSKQDLIEMEGTVTESLPNAMFRVDLDNGFNVLAHISGKIRRNYIKILPGDRVKVELTPYDLTKGRITYRLKNTGGKK; translated from the coding sequence TTGTCCAAGCAAGATCTGATCGAAATGGAGGGAACCGTAACCGAATCACTCCCGAACGCAATGTTCCGGGTGGATCTCGATAACGGTTTCAACGTCCTAGCACATATTTCTGGCAAGATTCGCCGTAACTACATCAAGATTCTGCCGGGCGATCGCGTCAAGGTTGAGCTGACCCCCTACGACCTGACCAAGGGGCGCATCACCTACCGTTTAAAGAACACGGGTGGCAAAAAATAA
- the secY gene encoding preprotein translocase subunit SecY: protein MVVSRDKAPTAQETFMQMAQAAGLRGRLLVTVGLLVLVRLGIFLPVPGIDRAAFGNAIQNSGLGGLVGFLDIFSGGGLSLLGIFALGILPYINASIIIQLLTAALPSLEDLQKNEGEAGRRKIAQITRYVSVAWAVIQSVGIGLWVSALGATTEPAGLFVVKTALALTAGSMFVMWIGELITERGVGNGASLLIFVNIVSTFPKSVGQTLELAQSGDRSTIGGIVLLMLAFMATIVGIVFVQEGARRIPIVMARRQVGRRQYQERSSYLPLRLNQGGVMPIIFSTAVLVVPASLAQFTNNEALARVATYLSPTGPTPWLYVLVYLALILFFSYFYSSLVVNPVDMAQNLKKMGASIPGVRPGQATSKRVQQILNRLTFLGAIFLGLVAIVPTAVESATNVRTFQGLGATSFLILVGVAIETAKQIQTYVISQRYEGMVKQ from the coding sequence ATGGTCGTCAGTCGAGATAAAGCGCCAACAGCCCAAGAAACCTTCATGCAAATGGCCCAGGCGGCTGGCCTGCGGGGGCGGTTGCTGGTGACCGTCGGCCTGCTAGTGCTGGTGCGCCTTGGGATCTTTTTGCCGGTACCGGGAATTGATCGTGCAGCCTTTGGCAACGCGATCCAAAACAGCGGTCTAGGTGGGTTGGTTGGCTTCTTAGATATCTTCTCCGGGGGCGGTCTATCGCTGCTGGGGATCTTTGCGTTGGGAATTCTGCCCTACATCAACGCATCCATCATCATCCAATTGCTGACGGCGGCGCTGCCTTCTCTGGAAGACCTCCAGAAGAATGAAGGGGAGGCGGGCCGTCGCAAGATTGCCCAAATCACCCGCTATGTGTCCGTTGCTTGGGCCGTGATCCAAAGCGTGGGGATCGGTCTCTGGGTGTCGGCGTTGGGGGCCACGACGGAGCCAGCGGGCCTGTTTGTGGTGAAGACGGCGCTGGCCCTGACGGCTGGTTCGATGTTTGTGATGTGGATTGGCGAGCTAATCACGGAGCGTGGCGTGGGCAATGGTGCTTCGCTGCTGATTTTCGTGAACATTGTTTCGACCTTTCCGAAGTCGGTGGGTCAAACACTGGAGCTGGCTCAAAGTGGTGATCGATCGACCATTGGCGGCATTGTGCTGTTGATGTTGGCGTTTATGGCCACCATTGTCGGCATTGTGTTTGTTCAAGAAGGGGCCCGTCGCATCCCGATCGTGATGGCCCGCCGCCAGGTGGGTCGCCGCCAGTATCAGGAGCGCAGCAGCTACTTGCCCTTGCGCCTGAACCAAGGGGGGGTGATGCCCATCATCTTCTCGACGGCGGTGTTGGTGGTTCCGGCCTCGCTGGCCCAGTTCACGAACAATGAAGCCTTGGCTCGGGTGGCCACCTATCTGAGTCCGACGGGCCCCACGCCCTGGCTGTACGTGTTGGTTTACCTGGCACTGATTCTGTTCTTTAGCTATTTCTATTCGTCGCTGGTGGTGAACCCGGTGGATATGGCTCAGAACCTGAAGAAGATGGGAGCGAGCATCCCCGGGGTGCGCCCAGGTCAAGCCACGAGTAAGCGGGTGCAGCAGATTTTGAATCGGCTGACCTTCTTGGGGGCAATTTTCTTGGGCTTGGTGGCCATTGTGCCGACGGCCGTGGAAAGTGCCACCAATGTGCGGACGTTCCAAGGGTTAGGAGCAACGTCGTTTCTGATTTTGGTTGGGGTCGCGATCGAAACGGCGAAGCAAATCCAAACCTACGTGATTTCACAGCGCTACGAAGGAATGGTGAAGCAGTGA
- the rpmJ gene encoding 50S ribosomal protein L36 produces the protein MKVRASVRKMCEKCRVIRRRGRVMVICQNPKHKQRQG, from the coding sequence ATGAAAGTCCGAGCCTCCGTCCGCAAAATGTGCGAAAAGTGCCGCGTGATTCGTCGTCGCGGTCGCGTCATGGTCATTTGCCAAAACCCCAAACACAAACAACGCCAAGGGTAA
- the rpsI gene encoding 30S ribosomal protein S9 → MQATDNNGRVMYRGTGRRKTSVARVRLVPGSGQLTINGRPGDNYLQYNPVYLAAAKAPLETLGLEGDYDVLVSVVGGGLTGQADSIRLGVARALIQLDPENRKPLKVEGYLTRDPRAKERRKYGLKKARKAPQFSKR, encoded by the coding sequence ATGCAAGCAACGGATAACAACGGGCGCGTGATGTATCGCGGCACGGGCCGCCGTAAAACCTCGGTCGCTCGCGTGCGCCTGGTGCCTGGCTCTGGCCAACTGACCATCAACGGTCGTCCTGGCGATAACTACCTGCAATACAACCCGGTTTATCTGGCTGCGGCCAAAGCACCTCTGGAAACCCTCGGTTTGGAAGGGGATTACGATGTGCTGGTGAGTGTGGTGGGCGGCGGCCTGACTGGACAGGCTGACTCGATCCGCTTGGGTGTGGCTCGGGCCTTGATTCAGCTTGATCCTGAAAACCGTAAGCCCCTGAAGGTTGAAGGCTACCTGACCCGCGACCCCCGCGCCAAGGAACGTCGCAAGTACGGTTTGAAGAAAGCCCGGAAGGCTCCTCAGTTCTCGAAGCGCTAA
- the rpmE gene encoding 50S ribosomal protein L31, with protein MAKEGIHPEWYPDAKVYCNGELVMTVGSTQPELHVDIWAGNHPFFTGTQRIIDTEGRVERFLRKYGMATETKKD; from the coding sequence ATGGCAAAAGAAGGCATTCACCCCGAGTGGTACCCCGATGCAAAGGTCTATTGCAACGGCGAATTGGTGATGACGGTTGGTTCAACCCAACCGGAATTGCATGTGGACATTTGGGCTGGTAATCACCCGTTCTTCACCGGCACTCAGCGGATCATTGACACTGAAGGTCGTGTGGAGCGATTCCTGCGCAAGTATGGGATGGCAACCGAAACCAAAAAGGACTAG